CCCACCCTACCCCAAATTCATTCGGGCCCTCAGGAGGGTGATGAGTTCTCAGGTCCCGAGAGCTGAGAGTCTCCCAGGGAGGTGCCAGGCGGGCGGAAGACAACCTGGCCTGGCAGCGGCTTCCCACCCTGTAAAGAAAGGCCTTCTGGCTGGACATCAACGCCGCCTGACTCTGGCTTTGCCACAGCAGCTAGGAATGATGCAGTGGCAGCGCCTGAGGCCTGCACAGACATTCACCTGCCTCctcaggagaaaggaagaaattagggTGGAAAGCATAATGATTAGGAATGTTCCCCGAATGTTTTAAAAGTGGACTTCCTGGGGGAGATGGTGGGACATGAGGAGTCACAGGCCTGGAGCCGATTGTGGCCACGGAAGAACTTAAGCCCTTGGCAGGTTGCCATGGAGGGTACAGGCCAGGGCTTCAGGGGCCAGAAGCCTGGACCCTAGCAGAGGCCAAGCTGTGTGCAGAGGACGGGGCCTTCTGGGACAGCAGGGCAGGAGCTGAGTTTACCATGGCCAGCTGCAGCCAGATGGCAAAGACTGGAAGGAGCAGACGTTTTACAAGAGACAGTGGCAGCGTGGGCGGGGGAGGCAAGCCCGAAGGCACCCCTGCTCCTCTGCCCAGAAGCTCTAGCCACGCCGTCCCCCAGTGGCCACCCACCTTGCTCCATCTCCGGTGTTCAGCCTCCACTCACTCATCAAGACCGCCTGCTCCTGACACCCTCGTGGGTCACCAGCCTCCTCCTGCCCTGAAGCCATGTGTCCCAGCACCCCAGGCCGGGTGATGGTGCAGGAGCTCAGTGGAGGGAGGGTGAGTGGGCCGGAGGACCCTGTACAGGTTGAAGCCATGGCACATTCACCGTGAGATGGAGAAGAACCACTAAGCATGTCACCACACACTTCTGCAGAAGGCCCTGGCCCTGGGGTGAAGTGCCCCCCAGAATTCATGTCCACGCAGCACCCATGAACGTGACCTTAcctggaaacagggtctttgaaGTCATCAAGTCAAGCTGAGGTCATCCTGGAGTGAGGCAGGCCCTGCTTCAGTGCGACTAGGACCCTTACCAGGAGACAGATAAGGGGAGAGGTAGAGACCAGAGTGACATGGCCACAGGTCACGGGGAGCACCTGGAGCCACCGGAAGCTGATGAGTCGAGGAAGCGTCCTCCTCTGGAGCCTTCGGAGAAACCCTGCCCCAGCTTGATCCAGGCtactggcctccagagctgtgcaGGCGATCAGCCGTGTGCCGTCCTTTGTGTGGCAGCCACGGCACGGTGCACGCTGCTTAGTGAGGGGCTCATTCCCGCTCCTTCTGTGAGTAAACTGGTGTGACCACTCTCCTGTGGCCCTAACACTGTCCTCTGATATTTTCAGAATGGCCGATGTGCCCTTCCCGGCCACCCTGTCGGTGAGAGGAGCCCGATTCTTCGTCGGCAGCCGGAGGAGAGCCAAAGGCCTGTTCACGGTGAGTATGGAGGGGCTGCCCTCCCAACACCCGTGCTGTGGGATGGAACTGCCCCAGGCCGGTTGTCTTACTGCTCTAAACAGATCCTTGAATGTGCTAACTGGGAAAAGAAGGCACAGCGTGTGTGGAGTCTCTGCCACAGCGCCTTCACACCGCTGTTTCCTCCTGGCACCCTCTTCCCTCATGGTCTTGGGTCCCTGCCCAACGGTCCTCTTCAGGCTGCCCCCACCACACTGAGCCAATGCCCACACTCTGCCCTGCAGCCCGTTCCCTGGAGCTGTCTTTCCTCAGTAGTGCTGACTGCTCTCAGGCCAGCTGTGTGTCTGCTCAGTGCCTGTGTCTCCACTCACGTGTGAGCAGGGACCTCACTCGATGAGGCTAGAGGTCTTTGTTCCCTGCTGAGTCCGGTGGCTAGagccatgcctggcacatagcagatgctctGAATATTTATTGATGCATGTTTGGacagatggatgagtggatgggcaGATGGAGGGATGgacgatggatggatggatggatggatggatggatggatggatggatggatagatggatggatgggtggatgaatgggtggagaGATGAACAGATGGAGAgaaagatgaatggatgggtgaatggagggatgaatgaatgagtgatggatgaatgggttggatggatggatggctaaATGgacggatgaatggatgggtgaatggatgggtggatggaggggtggatggatgagtggtgggtgaatgggtggatggatggatggatggatggatggatggacagatggatggatgaatggatgggtggatggaggaatggatggatgagtggtgggtgaatgggtggatggatggatggatggacggatggatgaatggatgggtggatggaggggtggatggatgagtggtgggtgaatgggtggatggatggatgaatggacagatggatggatgaatgcatgaatgaacagatgggtggatggaggaatggatggatgagtggtggGTGAAtgggttggatggatggatggatgaatggatgggtggatggaggaatggatggatgagtggtgggtgaatgagtggatggatggatggatggatggatggacagatggatggatgaatgcatggatgaacagatgggtggatgggctATTGGATGAGCAGAGTAGCCAGTCACTCCAGGTTCACACAAACCCTTCTGTGAGTTCCCTCGGAAGGGGGGGCAATTCTTCACCATTGCTCCCACGGCCTCCTCAGTAACCATCATGTAAATTCTTCCCACTTACCTCTGCAAAAGGTTAGATTCCATCCACCCCACCCTCCTCCGGGGTCTGGATGGGCCAAGCCCAGTGGTCCCCTCCTCAGCGGGTCCCTCCCCAGCAGCGTGGGCCTGAAGGAACTGTCCCTCTCTCCGCAGGGCCTGGTGAGGCAGCTGGTCCTGCTGCCCGGCTCAGACGCCACCCCAAGGCTGTGTCCCAGCAGGAATGCCCCGCTGGCAGTGCTGTCCATCCCACGGGTCCTGCAGGCTCTCACGGGGAAGCCAGAAGATAACGAGGTGCTAAAATATCCCTACGGTTAGTAGGGGGGCCGCCGGCCCCCGCACCAAAGGCAGACGCGAGAGCCCTGGTCTCACACCAGGCAGGAACTCAGGGCTCAGCTCTCAGCACCCCCCACCATGTGCTTGCCCCTCTCGTCACTGCCACTGGGGGCAGCGGTCACAATGGCCAGGGAGATGCTTGGGGCCCACCCCCAGGAAGGCAGGCGGCACCATCAGACAGGCCATTGTCATCCTGCCCTCCCCTCCAAGCACTCCCATGACAGCCATCCAGCCCCTTCCTGGGGAACCCAGGCAGACAGCAGGCCTAACTTACTTTAGAAAGTCTTTGTCCAGAGCTATCTGACATCCCTCATCCCCTTTTACCCCCCAAGGACAGCGTTTGGGCCATTTCTCCCTACCCCACCTCTGTCCCACCATTATCTAGACCAGCACGCCCCAGTCGGGCCCACTCTGGCCCTACACTCACGTCTTCCACAATCCCCCTGGCCCAGAGGGCCTCCCCACTTGGCTTTCTCTTGTGTGAAGTTACAAGGGTGACTGTATTTATTTAAACCACACTCCCGCCATGGAGAATCTGAAATGCCCCTCCCCGCCACATCCCCACTGCTCAGCGGCCACCCCAAGAGACAGCGAGGTGGAGAACAGCCGGGCCCCCGAGCCTCAGGGTTAGTTGTTACCAGGTAGGGgagcccccacctccaacacatCCGGGCTGCATGGTATACTGTGTCACACCACAGGCCAGCACCGGCTGGCAGGTGCACAGATGTCCCACGTAGAGTCAAGAGGTGGCAGAATTAGGACCCACAGTGGGGTGTGACTACTGGAAGTGATGGGATCAAACTGTCACAGATCCAAGCCAAGCCGTAGTTAAGATACACCAGTGTCAACAGGGACTCCCTCCCGAGAGGAGACCGCACCATGTGCAATCGCTGAGGACTCCCAGAGGAACAGGGCTTTTCCGTCTCAATGGGATGGAAAGCTATGCCTTCCAGAGTGGACAGAGGGTGGGCTGACCATATAGGGGGCATCACGATGTCCTTCATCATCAGTAGGCCAGGTTCTCACTTCCCCACCTGCGATGTGGCAGGCTTGTGCCAAGGTGCCTGCAGGGACCCTTCCAGGCCCGcttgcagaggctgaggcagggcagccTGGTTTGGGGCCTCCTCCTGCGTTGTCTTCCTTGGGGGGCACTGGCTTGCTAGATACTCATCTTCCTGGTCTTCCCCTCAGAAACCAACATTCGAGTGACGCTGGGACCCCGGCCACCGTGTACCGAGATGGAAGACGCCCAGTTCTGGTTTGATGCTAGCCGGAAGGGGCTGTACCTGTGTGTTGGCAACGAGTGGGTCTCCGTGTTAGCAGGTGAGGCAGCCCTGCACCCGGGGCATCGGCATGCAGGGCCACTCTGGCACAGCATGACTGGGAGTGGAGGCTAGGAAAGGGGGCACCTCAGCCACCTGTGAATGACCTCAGGCTTGGCCGTCAGGCTGGGGCACTTCTGAGAGTGACAGGCAGCGTCAGTACTGACCCCCAAAGCAAGGGGCGGCCAGGATGGCCAGCAAGCCAGGACACTGCCCTCCCTAGAGCCGCAGGACTCCCAGCCACGGGCCCTCCTCAGGGCAGGCATCACTCAGGACAGGAAACCGCCCCACCAGGAGCCTCGAGCCTGTGCATCTCATTTGGAAATGTGAACCTCCAGGGCATGGCACATGGGCTGACAGGGCTGGGCATCACTTGGTACCTCTTCCCAATCTATGGGAAGACGATGCctgcctccctgcagcctccctggTAGGGTGGCCTGGCCGCCGCCTCTGCCCACACCCTCCCTGTCCGCTAGATCAGAGATGAAATCCAAGGAGATGAAGAGCCTGAAAGGTTATTTTTACAGCGAGCCTTCTCAGCAGTCTGTTCCCGCTGCTGGGGAGGTGAGTGGAGGTGACGACAGATGCTCCAGACGGGTTACCCGTGAGAAACGGGCACGGGTTCCGCCTAGCGCATGTGTGAGCTGCTAACTCTCTTTCACATTATCAAGGGCACAACTTGCCACAGAAGCAGTGAGCCTTTTAACAAGGCCACGATGTGTAAGCGTCATCCTGTCGGTATCACTGGGGGCTGCACAGATCACAAGCCCCTGGCAGCAGTGAGCGGCCTCCCTTTGACAGGCCTTTCCTGTGAGAGTGAAATGTGAAAACTGATGCCCGAGGCCGAGGCGCAGGAGTCGTGGCTTGTGGCTTGGGGCTTGGGGATCGTGCTCCCGCGAGGATTACTCTCGCTTTCCGTTCTCAGAAGTCTTAACCGAGTCACAATGTTTCTATCACAAGCCAAAGAAAGACTGGACTACGTGGAGGAGCATCAGAACTTGTTCACCAACTCAGAGACCCTGGGCATCGAGGTGTTCCGCATCCCCCAGGTGGGGCTTTTCGTGGCCACAGCCAACCGCAAAGCCACATCCGCAGTCTACAAGTGGACGGAAGGGAAGTTCGTCTCCTATCAGAACATCCCCACGCACCAAGCACAGGCCTGGAGGCATTTCACCATCGGGAAAAAGGCAAGTCTGTGTTCGGTGACTTCCTCCATCCCCTTTCACTTGGAAAGCCCCGAGTCACGGGCGGGGCCCCTACACTGATTCTGCAGGTAAAGGAGTTTCTCATGGTGTCAACACCTCGTTCAGGTGGTAAAAGGCTCACAGAGTCACACACATTAGCCCAccaccctaaatccaggatgTGACTTTGAGACAGTCTGCTCAGCTCCCACAAAATGGAAGACCAGACCATTTCCCAGATGCCATCCGGTTCTACATAGACCCCTTATCACTACATTTAAAACCTGTTGAGAGTGTTTACATGAGCTGGTCAAGAACCCACAAATCATTTCAGAAAGACATTAGAAGATGGACATTCCTGATCCTTCCTTTCCTCAAATGTCGAGGACACGTGATGTCCACACGCAAGGCTGAGGCCAGGTTCAGGGGAACCACGGGTGGGACCTCGCAGGCTGGCAGCCACCTTCCTGTCAGGGCTGCTCTGGGCAGAGGGTCGAGGTGGTGTGTCTGGGAGATGGTTGACATCACAATGGGAAGGACGGGGTTTCCTCTTCCCAGCTCCGTCCACTCCCTGGACTCCACGCAGCCATGTCCTGGAGACAGCACCTCCTGACTGCCCCCAAATAGTCACTCGCTGGACTACAATGTGCCAAGCACACCCACTAGGCCCTGTCTGGACACACGGCTAAAGCAGTGAGCACAGCAGATAGAAACTGCTCTCTTGTGGCTTATAGTCACCCTCATGCAGGCTGCGTTTGCATCCAGTATGGCGGGTGAATAAccataactatttttttttgatTGATGACATcataaggttttaattttttattataaagaaaaactttgcatcaaagaaaaattggaaaattccaaaaagcaaaggggaaaatATTTCGTTCCATCATCCAAGCGAGTATGTAGGTTCATGTCGTGTCCTTGCCTCCAAGCACATTGTCCATGAACCATGCACCTTGCCCTTCATTCTGTATGTTCACGCAGCTGCACTATGAGCCCTGGGCACACTGCGCCATGTTCATGTTTTACACACATTGCCCTGACACAGCTTTGCGTGGTGATCACACCTGTAACACGGGAGAACAGGTTGTGACAAGTTTTTTCTGGTCATCTGGGTTATGAAGAACATTTTTGTGCATGAAGCTTTTCCTGAATTTgggaattttggcttttgtgttttttgcctTCAGATAGCAATAGAAGTGGAAATATTGGGTAAAGAATATGGACATTTTCAAGGGTCTTGATGAATGTAATGACCAGCTCTGCGCCCATCCCACCATGATGACCTGTAATGCGGGGGCCTCGGTCCTCTGTCCCTGCACCACGTAGCAGCCGTGGATCTGGAGAGAGATGCTGATGTTCAGAAGCCTTCAGCACCAGGCCCCTGGCACCGACCCAAGCAGAACCACGTGGTCCTGGTTTACTCTCTTTCAGATCTTCCTGGCAGTGGCTAATTTTGAACCAGATGAAAAGGGTCAGGAGTTCTCTGTCATTTACAAATGGAGCCACAGAAAGCTGAAGTTTACCCCATATCAGAGCATTGCCACACACAGCGCCCGAGACTGGGAGGCCTTCGAGGTGGATGGGGAGCACTTCCTGGCGGTGGCCAACCACCGGGAAGGTAGGGCAGGTGTGGCCTTTATACTCAGAGGCAACCATTCCAGGGGCAGAGCAAGATTTGCATGCAGGGTGAATATGTAtcttattaaaaatcaataagcCGCACACAGCACAGGGTGAACATGCATTCTGGACTATTCCTCACTGTCTGAGGGACGGATATCTACTGGTTGTCCCTGGGGCACCTGCCCACAGCAGAGCCACCCTAGAAACATGGACTGCCAGACTGACTCCCAGCACAGAATGCCTGCCATCCTCCCTCCTTGTCTGAAAACAACTAACTGATTGACTGACTACCTGACTGACTAGCTGACTAACTACCTGACTCACTGACTGACTACCTGACTACCTAATTACCTAACTGATGACTGATTGACTAATTACCTGACTGCTTGACTACTTGACTAACTACATGACTAACTACCTGACTGACTGATTGACTACCTGAATGACTGACTACATCACAGACTGACTGACTGACTACCTTACTGACTGACTACCTGACTCTCTGACTGACTGACTACCTGACTGATACCTGATTGGCTGACTGACTGACAACCTGAATGACTAACTAGCTGACGAGCTAACTGCCTGACTGACTGATTATCTGACTAACTACCTGACTGGCTGACTGACTGACCACCTGAATGACTGACTGTCtcactgactgactgactgactgactgccTCAAAgagtgactgactgactgaccGACTGACTACCTGAATGACTATCTGACTGACTATCTAACTACCAGACTGGCTGGCTGACTAACTACTGGCTGACTACCTCACTGACTGATTGACTGACTGACTACCTGTCTGATTGACTATCTGAATGACTACCTGACTCTCTGACTACTAATTACCTGACTACCttactgactgactgactgactgtcTCACTGACTGATTACCTAACTACCTGACTGACTGACTAGCTGACTGACTGACTAGCTAATTACCTAACTGACTAACTGATGACTAACTACCTAACTGATGACTGACTACATGACTAATTACATGACTAACTGGCTAACTacctgactgactgactgactgactacCTGACTACATCACTGACTAATTACCTTACTGACTACTTGTCTGACTGATTGACTGCCTAACTACCTGGCTGACTACCTAACTACCTGACTGTATGACTGACAGATTACCTAACTACCTGATTGGCTAACTGACTCACTGAGTGACTACCtcactgactgactgactgactgactacCTGACTAATTACTTGACTCTCCGACTAACTGATTACCTAACTCCCTGACTGGCTGACTCATTAACTGACTTACTATCTGACTGACTGACTACCTGTCTGACTGACTGAATGATTAGTTGACTACCTGACTGGCTGGCCGCCTGGCTGACTGATGGACTACCTCACTGACTGATTGACTGACTGACAGTGACTACCTGCCTAACTACCTGTCTGACTGACTGACTACCTAACTACTTGACTAGCTGACTGACTACCTCACCAACTACCTAACTGACTGACCAACTACCTGACTACCTGACTACCTTACTTACTGACTGCCTAACTACCTGACTGACTGATGACTGACTGACTACCTGACAACTGACAGACTGACTACCTGACTGATAATTAACTACCTGACTGATTAACTACCTGACTGATGACTGGCTGACTACCTAACTACCGAACTGACTGACTACCTCACTGACTAACTGACTGACTGACGGACTGACTGACCAACTACCTGATTAACAACCTGACTGATGACTGACCGACTGCCTGACTAACCACTGAACTGACTGGCTGACTACCTAATTACTTGACTGACTAACAAACTGACTGACTGACTACCTCACTGACTAACTACCTACCTCACTGACTGGCTGACTGACTGAGTGACTGACTACCTGACTATCTGACTGACTGACTAACTACCTGACTATCTGATTGGCTGACTAATGACTACCTGACAACTGACTACCTCACTCACTGACTGACTGATGACTGACTACCTGACTGATTAACTACCTGATGACTGACTACCTAACTGACTGACTTACTGACTGACCATCTCACTGACTTAACTGACTACCtcactgactgactgactgatgACTGACTGCCTACCTGACTGACTGACTACCGAACTAACTGCCTGGCTGACTGATTACCTTACTAACTACCTGACTGACTGACTACCTGACTACCTGACTTATTAACTACCTAACTGACTGACCAACTACCTGACTGACTGATACAACTGACCGACCACCTCACTGACTAACTacctgactgactgactgactgactggcTAAATACCTCACTGACTAattggctggctggctggctgactGACTACCCAACTGACTGACCAACTACCCATCTGACTGACAAATTAACTGACTGGCTGACTGACTACCTCACTGACTaactggctggctggctggctggctggctggctgactgactgactgaccgACTGACTACCCGACTGACTGACCAACTACCTGACTACTTGACTACCTATCTCAGTGACTGACTGACTGATGACTATCTGACTGACCAACTGTAATAACTGACTGACTGACAAGTGACTGACTGACTACCTCCATGACTGACTGATTAAGCAATCTCCCCGCAGGAAAGGTCTGACCAGCACAGGGAGGGCAGATGTTGGGTATGGGCCCAGGCCCATGGCAGCGATGCTGGCCTGGTAGCTGGCCTGGCCAGGTGTGCAATGGAGGACAGCTGCCGAGGACATGGGATCTGGATGGCCTCCATGGCCTTGTTTCCTGAGGACAGGCAGCTGTCCTCCCTTGTGCCAGCAGAGACAGTGAGGAGCACCGGCCTGGGAGGCACTGGGACACCTGCTTTCCAGGCCAGGACAATGCCCTGAGTGGCCACCACAAGTACCTGCCATCCTGTAGCTCCAGGAGCCGGCCCAGGTCTGAGGGCATCTCCCCACCTGCAGGACCCCCAGACCCAACCCTGCCCAGGCTCCACAGCTCTGCACTCCCCTGAGCCCACAACCCACCCAATGGGGGAGCTCCACAGTGGAGAGGGAGGAGCCtccaggcagaggtggcagtgtgTGGGAAGGCCTGGCCTGTGGGGACGCTGAGGAGCCATGGGCGGTGGGGCCAGGACACAGTGGGCCCCACCTCCAGGACACGGGAAGGTCCTGGGGATGTACACCTGTCCCAAGGGCGAAAGGGGCTGAGGGTGAGAGGCTAAAGGTAAGAAGGGATGTCCCCAACAGCTGGCCTTGCCCTCGTGGGCCTGTGGTCCTCAGGGCAGGGACTTGGACTGGGCTCTGGCTATGTCAGGGCTACCATGGGGCTGTGGAAtctgcctccctgcccccagcacaGTCCTTTGGTTCCAGGCGACAACCACAACATCGACAGCGTCATCTACAAGTGGAACCCGGCAACCCGGCTCTTCGAGGCCAACCAGACCATTGCCACCTCTGGCGCCTACGACTGGGAGTTCTTCAGTGTGGGGCCCTACTCGTTCCTGGTGGTGGCCAACACCTTCAACGGCACCTCCACAAAGGTGCACTCGCACCTCTACATCCGGCTCCTGGGCTCCTTCCAGCTCTTCCAGTCCTTCCCGGTAAGGCCCCCGGCATGAGCCCCGCCTCTCCATCGCTGGCCACTGCGTCTGCCACGTGTACCTGCAGGACAGGTGATGTGCGCTGGGGGTCCACCGAGAGCCAAACCTAGTGCTGTTCTGCACCCGTGACCCCAAAACCCAGGCAGGGCCTGCCCCTCTGGATGGCACAGGCTTTTTGCCTGGCGTCTGAGCCCTTCTTGCCTGGCAGCCTCTGTGTGCCCAGGGACAGTCCAGGCGCCCGGAAATGAGGCAGGAGGTGCACCCTGGCTCTGCCCCACCCTGGTGTGGTGTTCTCCATAAAGCAGTCCCCAGGCTCAGAACAGGCCCTTCGTCCCCTCGGAAGCTCCCGCGGTCTAATCTGAGTCTGTATGGGTGTCAGGGCCCTGGCCTGGGGGCAGCTGGGCAGCTTGGCTCTGACCCAGGCCAGTGTGGGGGCCTGGTCGGGGCAGCATGTGGCGTTCCCCTCCAAGCCTCAAGAGTCCCTCAGCTGGTTCCACCTCCAGGGGCGGGGACAGCGTGCTGCCTGCTCCCAGCAAGTGTGCATAGGACTGTGACCGGAGCAGAGGTGCGGGGTATGGGACAAGTGGGGGCACATCTCCCACCTCGGGCTTAGCCTCTATGTGAGTTGCAGTTCTCCGAGGGGGCAGCTTGGGGGCTTTGTAGTGCCGGTGACAGCACTCCCACTGTTTGCTAGAAGCAAGCCTCTCATAAGACAACACCTCCCTCGTGTCCTTCCGGAATCTTCTGTGCCCCCTGACCTGGCGACTCATTCCACTGCAGAAATGTTCTCAGGGCCTTCTGCACCCGAGGCAGTGAGACTAACCCAGGCCACTCTTGCCACATGAGCTGCCCTCATGCCACATCCCAGTGAGGCTGGTACAGGGGCAGAGCCATAGCGGATGCTGATGCCCGGACCCCTTGCCCCCATCAGGGAGTCTGGAAACACAGCGACAGCAGTCAGGCCTTGCCAAGCTACCCCTGCATTAGACAAGAGGTTGTGCATGTGGTGGGTGGGGCTTTACG
Above is a genomic segment from Macaca thibetana thibetana isolate TM-01 chromosome 3, ASM2454274v1, whole genome shotgun sequence containing:
- the TSPEAR gene encoding thrombospondin-type laminin G domain and EAR repeat-containing protein; this encodes MSALLRLCFVLPLVAPSHGTQRWEPCTDLRPLDILAEVVPSDGATSGIRIVQVHGARGLQLSAAAPHVMSFPASRIFSQCDLFPEEFSIVVTLRVPHLPPKRNEYLLTVVAEESDLLLLGLRFSPAQLHFLFLREDTAGAWQTRVSFRSPALVDSRWHTLVLAVSAGIFSLTTDCGLPVDIMADVPFPATLSVRGARFFVGSRRRAKGLFTGLVRQLVLLPGSDATPRLCPSRNAPLAVLSIPRVLQALTGKPEDNEVLKYPYETNIRVTLGPRPPCTEMEDAQFWFDASRKGLYLCVGNEWVSVLAAKERLDYVEEHQNLFTNSETLGIEVFRIPQVGLFVATANRKATSAVYKWTEGKFVSYQNIPTHQAQAWRHFTIGKKIFLAVANFEPDEKGQEFSVIYKWSHRKLKFTPYQSIATHSARDWEAFEVDGEHFLAVANHREGDNHNIDSVIYKWNPATRLFEANQTIATSGAYDWEFFSVGPYSFLVVANTFNGTSTKVHSHLYIRLLGSFQLFQSFPTFGAADWEVFHIGERIFLAVANSHSYDVEMQVQNDSYVINSVIYELNVTAQAFVKFQDILTCSALDWEFFSVGEDYFLVVANSFDGRSFSVNSIIYRWQGYEGFVAVHSLPTVGCRDWEAFSTTAGAYLIYSSAKEPLSRVLRLRTR